A DNA window from Setaria viridis chromosome 2, Setaria_viridis_v4.0, whole genome shotgun sequence contains the following coding sequences:
- the LOC117845529 gene encoding glutamate receptor 2.9 isoform X1, protein MKAGAAAQQPVVAGARSPRRRPSSRLLLAVLLLCLVVGAERGEGQAAGGRRRVDVGVILDRTTWLGNVSWACMELALEDFYADARYASYSTRVRLHLRDTGPSAVDAASAGVDLLKNVRVQAIVGPQTSTQAKFLAELGNKSSVPIISFSADSPSWSPSQTPYFIRMAWNDSSQAEAIASLVQKFNWREVVPVIEDDGTNTRFIPDLVDALRHVGTRVSYRCKIHSSAGDDEIKGAISSLKGNWTSVFVVRMSYQLALKFFRFAKDEGMMGQGFVWITAYGLTDIFDVIGSPALDVMNGVVGVEPYVEDTERLQDFKQRWHWKYKRENPGTKLNGPILSGLYAYDTVWALALAAEKAGYVSSDIMVSETNNGSTDFDRLSTSKAAEKLHGALLKTSFIGMTGTFHIQDWKLLSTTYKIINAVGEDRKVVGFWTPGLNISGNLKKKVDLYNIIWPGGSDKAPRGWLLPANKTLKIGVPFKPGFSNFIQFANGKATGFCVRVFEEVIRALPYEVPIHYEEFGDGNGESNGTYDSLVYKVYLNEFDAVVGDITILANRSLYVDFTLPYTESGVRMLVPVRDQRQKTAWTFLKPLSAGLWLGAGAFFVFTGFIVWFMEHRTNHEFRGPPTSQIGSTFYFSFSTLVFAHRESIVNNLSRIAVVVWLFVVLILQQSYTASLSSILTVEQLQPTVANLDEVIRRGDYVGYLADSFMPGLLKRLKINESKLIPFNSPEEYNDALTTGRVAVIVDEIPYLKLFLSKYCHNYTMVGPTYKFDGFGYAFPRGSPLAPEISRGILELASNDTMAELEKELYRDTMCPDKLDSQTSSSLTLHSFLGLFMITGASSLLALVLHVGITLYNNRSHLISACSQGSWRALLAILFKIFHEHDNISNTPDKDETRIANIDPTVESPWGMSNHIIENFDSDTDSGSPAEGEGTPGREVSNQDPGPPSFAYMHSEGVME, encoded by the exons ATGAAAGCTGGAGCGGCGGCTCAACAGCCGGTAGTGGCGGGTGCCCGCTCGCCCCGTCGTCGTCCCTCGtctcgcctcctcctcgccgtcctcctcctctgcctcgtcgtcggcgccgagcGGGGAGAGGGgcaggcggcgggagggaggcggcgggtggACGTCGGGGTGATCCTGGACCGGACGACATGGCTGGGGAACGTCAGCTGGGCGTGCATGGAGCTGGCGCTCGAGGACTTCTATGCCGACGCGCGGTACGCCAGCTACAGCACCAGGGTCAGGCTGCACCTCAGGGACACCGGACCGAGCGCCGTCGACGCCGCGTCGGCAG GTGTCGATCTACTAAAAAATGTTCGTGTACAAGCAATCGTGGGGCCACAGACATCAACTCAAGCCAAATTTCTTGCAGAGCTTGGGAACAAGTCATCGGTTCCAATCATTTCGTTTTCTGCAGATAGCCCATCCTGGTCGCCCAGTCAGACCCCATACTTCATCCGGATGGCATGGAATGATTCTTCTCAAGCAGAAGCTATCGCCTCGCTCGTCCAGAAATTCAATTGGAGGGAAGTCGTTCCTGTCATCGAGGATGATGGTACCAACACTAGATTCATCCCTGATCTTGTTGATGCCCTGAGACATGTTGGTACTCGTGTTTCGTACAGGTGCAAGATCCATTCTTCAGCTGGAGATGATGAGATAAAGGGAGCTATCTCAAGTTTAAAAGGCAATTGGACCAGTGTATTTGTTGTGCGCATGTCATACCAGTTAGCCCTTAAGTTTTTCCGGTTTGCCAAGGATGAGGGGATGATGGGCCAAGGCTTTGTATGGATTACAGCATATGGTTTGACAGATATTTTTGACGTAATTGGTTCTCCTGCACTTGATGTGATGAATGGTGTTGTTGGGGTTGAACCTTATGTTGAAGACACTGAGAGACTTCAAGATTTTAAACAGAGATGGCATTGGAAATACAAAAGGGAAAATCCAGGCACAAAACTGAATGGGCCTATACTTTCTGGTCTGTATGCATATGATACTGTATGGGCATTAGCATTAGCTGCAGAGAAGGCTGGATATGTGAGTTCAGACATCATGGTGTCTGAAACAAACAATGGATCCACCGACTTTGACAGACTTAGTACTTCCAAGGCTGCCGAGAAATTGCATGGTGCATTGTTGAAGACTAGTTTCATTGGCATGACTGGGACATTCCATATTCAGGACTGGAAATTGTTATCAACAACTTACAAGATAATAAATGCAGTTGGTGAGGACAGAAAAGTAGTTGGTTTTTGGACTCCAGGATTGAACATATCCGGAAATCTGAAAAAGAAGGTTGATCTTTACAACATTATATGGCCAGGTGGCAGTGACAAGGCACCAAGAGGATGGCTATTGCCTGCAAATAAAACACTCAAAATAGGAGTACCTTTTAAACCTGGGTTTAGCAATTTTATTCAATTTGCAAATGGTAAAGCCACCGGGTTCTGTGTCCGTGTGTTTGAGGAAGTTATTCGTGCATTACCTTATGAAGTACCCATTCACTATGAAGAGTTTGGAGATGGTAACGGAGAAAGCAATGGAACCTATGACTCACTTGTCTACAAAGTTTATCTTAAT GAATTTGATGCAGTAGTTGGTGATATAACAATTCTAGCCAACCGTTCTTTATATGTGGACTTCACTCTTCCTTATACCGAGTCAGGCGTACGCATGCTGGTTCCAGTTAGGGACCAGAGACAGAAGACTGCATGGACATTCCTCAAGCCTTTGTCAGCTGGTCTATGGTTAGGAGCTGGGGCCTTCTTTGTCTTCACAGGTTTTATAGTTTGGTTTATGGAGCACAGAACAAATCATGAATTCAGAGGACCACCAACCAGTCAAATTGGATCTACCTTCTACTTCTCCTTCTCAACACTTGTATTTGCTCATAGGGAGAGTATTGTGAACAACTTATCAAGGATTGCAGTAGTAGTTTGGCTTTTCGTGGTGCTAATATTGCAGCAGAGTTATACTGCAAGCTTAAGCTCAATTCTCACGGTAGAACAGCTTCAGCCAACAGTCGCCAATTTAGATGAAGTTATCAGGCGAGGGGATTATGTTGGCTACCTTGCCGATTCTTTCATGCCTGGGCTTTTGAAACGGTTGAAAATTAATGAATCAAAACTGATCCCATTCAACTCTCCTGAGGAGTACAATGATGCCTTAACAACTGGAAGAGTTGCCGTCATTGTTGATGAAATACCATACCTCAAATTGTTTCTCTCCAAGTATTGCCACAACTACACTATGGTTGGGCCAACTTACAAATTCGATGGATTTGGTTAT GCATTCCCTCGAGGTTCTCCACTCGCACCTGAAATTTCAAGGGGAATACTGGAATTGGCGTCAAACGACACAATGGCTGAACTGGAGAAAGAGTTGTACCGTGATACAATGTGCCCAGACAAACTTGACTCCCAAACTTCAAGTAGCCTTACACTGCACAGCTTCCTTGGGCTGTTCATGATCACAGGGGCATCTTCATTGCTGGCTCTTGTTCTGCATGTTGGCATAACGCTTTATAATAATCGGAGTCATTTGATCAGTGCCTGCAGTCAGGGTTCATGGCGTGCATTGCTTGCCATTCTCTTCAAGATTTTTCATGAGCATGACAATATCTCCAATACTCCGGATAAAGATGAGACCAGAATTGCTAACATTGATCCTACAGTTGAGAGCCCATGGGGCATGTCTAATCACATCATCGAGAACTTTGATTCAGACACTGATTCGGGAAGCCCAGCAGAAGGAGAAGGAACACCAGGTAGGGAAGTTTCAAATCAAGATCCTGGTCCACCATCATTTGCGTACATGCATTCTGAGGGGGTAATGGAGTAG
- the LOC117845529 gene encoding glutamate receptor 2.9 isoform X2 produces the protein MAWNDSSQAEAIASLVQKFNWREVVPVIEDDGTNTRFIPDLVDALRHVGTRVSYRCKIHSSAGDDEIKGAISSLKGNWTSVFVVRMSYQLALKFFRFAKDEGMMGQGFVWITAYGLTDIFDVIGSPALDVMNGVVGVEPYVEDTERLQDFKQRWHWKYKRENPGTKLNGPILSGLYAYDTVWALALAAEKAGYVSSDIMVSETNNGSTDFDRLSTSKAAEKLHGALLKTSFIGMTGTFHIQDWKLLSTTYKIINAVGEDRKVVGFWTPGLNISGNLKKKVDLYNIIWPGGSDKAPRGWLLPANKTLKIGVPFKPGFSNFIQFANGKATGFCVRVFEEVIRALPYEVPIHYEEFGDGNGESNGTYDSLVYKVYLNEFDAVVGDITILANRSLYVDFTLPYTESGVRMLVPVRDQRQKTAWTFLKPLSAGLWLGAGAFFVFTGFIVWFMEHRTNHEFRGPPTSQIGSTFYFSFSTLVFAHRESIVNNLSRIAVVVWLFVVLILQQSYTASLSSILTVEQLQPTVANLDEVIRRGDYVGYLADSFMPGLLKRLKINESKLIPFNSPEEYNDALTTGRVAVIVDEIPYLKLFLSKYCHNYTMVGPTYKFDGFGYAFPRGSPLAPEISRGILELASNDTMAELEKELYRDTMCPDKLDSQTSSSLTLHSFLGLFMITGASSLLALVLHVGITLYNNRSHLISACSQGSWRALLAILFKIFHEHDNISNTPDKDETRIANIDPTVESPWGMSNHIIENFDSDTDSGSPAEGEGTPGREVSNQDPGPPSFAYMHSEGVME, from the exons ATGGCATGGAATGATTCTTCTCAAGCAGAAGCTATCGCCTCGCTCGTCCAGAAATTCAATTGGAGGGAAGTCGTTCCTGTCATCGAGGATGATGGTACCAACACTAGATTCATCCCTGATCTTGTTGATGCCCTGAGACATGTTGGTACTCGTGTTTCGTACAGGTGCAAGATCCATTCTTCAGCTGGAGATGATGAGATAAAGGGAGCTATCTCAAGTTTAAAAGGCAATTGGACCAGTGTATTTGTTGTGCGCATGTCATACCAGTTAGCCCTTAAGTTTTTCCGGTTTGCCAAGGATGAGGGGATGATGGGCCAAGGCTTTGTATGGATTACAGCATATGGTTTGACAGATATTTTTGACGTAATTGGTTCTCCTGCACTTGATGTGATGAATGGTGTTGTTGGGGTTGAACCTTATGTTGAAGACACTGAGAGACTTCAAGATTTTAAACAGAGATGGCATTGGAAATACAAAAGGGAAAATCCAGGCACAAAACTGAATGGGCCTATACTTTCTGGTCTGTATGCATATGATACTGTATGGGCATTAGCATTAGCTGCAGAGAAGGCTGGATATGTGAGTTCAGACATCATGGTGTCTGAAACAAACAATGGATCCACCGACTTTGACAGACTTAGTACTTCCAAGGCTGCCGAGAAATTGCATGGTGCATTGTTGAAGACTAGTTTCATTGGCATGACTGGGACATTCCATATTCAGGACTGGAAATTGTTATCAACAACTTACAAGATAATAAATGCAGTTGGTGAGGACAGAAAAGTAGTTGGTTTTTGGACTCCAGGATTGAACATATCCGGAAATCTGAAAAAGAAGGTTGATCTTTACAACATTATATGGCCAGGTGGCAGTGACAAGGCACCAAGAGGATGGCTATTGCCTGCAAATAAAACACTCAAAATAGGAGTACCTTTTAAACCTGGGTTTAGCAATTTTATTCAATTTGCAAATGGTAAAGCCACCGGGTTCTGTGTCCGTGTGTTTGAGGAAGTTATTCGTGCATTACCTTATGAAGTACCCATTCACTATGAAGAGTTTGGAGATGGTAACGGAGAAAGCAATGGAACCTATGACTCACTTGTCTACAAAGTTTATCTTAAT GAATTTGATGCAGTAGTTGGTGATATAACAATTCTAGCCAACCGTTCTTTATATGTGGACTTCACTCTTCCTTATACCGAGTCAGGCGTACGCATGCTGGTTCCAGTTAGGGACCAGAGACAGAAGACTGCATGGACATTCCTCAAGCCTTTGTCAGCTGGTCTATGGTTAGGAGCTGGGGCCTTCTTTGTCTTCACAGGTTTTATAGTTTGGTTTATGGAGCACAGAACAAATCATGAATTCAGAGGACCACCAACCAGTCAAATTGGATCTACCTTCTACTTCTCCTTCTCAACACTTGTATTTGCTCATAGGGAGAGTATTGTGAACAACTTATCAAGGATTGCAGTAGTAGTTTGGCTTTTCGTGGTGCTAATATTGCAGCAGAGTTATACTGCAAGCTTAAGCTCAATTCTCACGGTAGAACAGCTTCAGCCAACAGTCGCCAATTTAGATGAAGTTATCAGGCGAGGGGATTATGTTGGCTACCTTGCCGATTCTTTCATGCCTGGGCTTTTGAAACGGTTGAAAATTAATGAATCAAAACTGATCCCATTCAACTCTCCTGAGGAGTACAATGATGCCTTAACAACTGGAAGAGTTGCCGTCATTGTTGATGAAATACCATACCTCAAATTGTTTCTCTCCAAGTATTGCCACAACTACACTATGGTTGGGCCAACTTACAAATTCGATGGATTTGGTTAT GCATTCCCTCGAGGTTCTCCACTCGCACCTGAAATTTCAAGGGGAATACTGGAATTGGCGTCAAACGACACAATGGCTGAACTGGAGAAAGAGTTGTACCGTGATACAATGTGCCCAGACAAACTTGACTCCCAAACTTCAAGTAGCCTTACACTGCACAGCTTCCTTGGGCTGTTCATGATCACAGGGGCATCTTCATTGCTGGCTCTTGTTCTGCATGTTGGCATAACGCTTTATAATAATCGGAGTCATTTGATCAGTGCCTGCAGTCAGGGTTCATGGCGTGCATTGCTTGCCATTCTCTTCAAGATTTTTCATGAGCATGACAATATCTCCAATACTCCGGATAAAGATGAGACCAGAATTGCTAACATTGATCCTACAGTTGAGAGCCCATGGGGCATGTCTAATCACATCATCGAGAACTTTGATTCAGACACTGATTCGGGAAGCCCAGCAGAAGGAGAAGGAACACCAGGTAGGGAAGTTTCAAATCAAGATCCTGGTCCACCATCATTTGCGTACATGCATTCTGAGGGGGTAATGGAGTAG